In Salvelinus namaycush isolate Seneca chromosome 36, SaNama_1.0, whole genome shotgun sequence, one DNA window encodes the following:
- the LOC120030506 gene encoding phosphatidylinositol-binding clathrin assembly protein — MDSAAVQAESSISVDFDAVFGGGARGIANNGVQPAADGFDALGDLLKPTMSNHNQAPPMALHHPHPSHPHPGYHPGGKLLANDLDSSLANLVGNLQFGGAPAKKPDMQWSQSGEKRLTGGHNWQSKTMTSTTAWNPVPMAPAPMPVQHLAPAPMPFPMTTPQVPMYGMVPQMGQMGGVQVMATQPMMYNQPVLRPTNPFSPMPGAQMQFM; from the exons atggaca GTGCTGCTGTGCAAGCCGAGTCCTCCATAAGTGTAGATTTTGATGCTGTTTTTGGGGGCGGGGCTAGAGGAATAGCCAATAACGGCGTGCAGCCAGCCGCTGATG GGTTTGATGCTCTTGGGGACCTGCTGAAGCCCACAATGTCCAACCATAACCAGGCTCCCCCCATGGCCCTCCACCACCCCCACCCAAGTCACCCCCATCCAGGGTACCACCCAGGGGGCAAGCTGCTGGCCAACGACCTGGATTCCTCCCTCGCCAACCTCGTTGGCA aTCTGCAGTTCGGAGGAGCCCCAGCCAagaa GCCAGACATGCAGTGGAGCCAGTCTGGAGAGAAGAGGCTAACTGGGGGACACAACTGGCAGAGTAAGACCATGACCAGCACCACGGCCTGGAACCCTGTTCCCATGGCCCCCGCACCCATGCCTGTACAACACCTG GCTCCAGCTCCTATGCCTTTCCCCATGACCACACCGCAAGTGCCTATGTATGGAATG GTTCCTCAGATGGGTCAGATGGGGGGTGTACAGGTGATGGCCACCCAGCCCATGATGTACAACCAGCCTGTACTCAGACCCACAAATCCCTTCTCCCCCATGCCTGGAGCCCAG atGCAGTTCATGTAA